The Doryrhamphus excisus isolate RoL2022-K1 chromosome 18, RoL_Dexc_1.0, whole genome shotgun sequence genome contains a region encoding:
- the r3hcc1 gene encoding R3H and coiled-coil domain-containing protein 1 isoform X3, producing METYQKSSPKSVLLFPPLPSRLRYLIHRTVEDLPELTTFSVGDTWGRRVVVCPLQLRGRIQEEENDGQSNSPAQPPSSTRSRAPKRPDRALYIPKSARERPRLPNSHQESPHSGSGCPSNSCSSSETTEELSLDLQHAVDGGPGDDPLSREEADLTWSEHGGQHLQWENTLSGLSDMSLQEDAKGDTATRDLTEEIKEHLKGGATFSVTHVHNDFSTYENVLINPDRFRHVIEIYDFPAMLKTDDLLDAFTDYSHGGMKITWVDDTHALGVFSTEAAGASTG from the exons ATGGAAACATACCAGAAGAGCAGCCCCAAGAG tgtccTCCTGTTCCCCCCTCTACCCAGCAGACTACGATACCTGATCCACAGGACCGTCGAGGATCTGCCGGAGCTCACCACCTTCTCCGTTGGGGACACCTGGGGGCGTCGAGTGGTGGTTTGCCCCTTGCAGCTCAG AGGCAGgatacaggaagaagaaaatgaCGGGCAGAGCAACTCGCCGGCTCAGCCTCCATCTTCAACACGAAGCAGAGCCCCCAAGAGGCCGGACAGGGCGCTGTACATCCCCAAATCTGCTCGGGAGAGACCACGCCTACCAAACTCGCATCAAGAGTCGCCGCATTCAGGCTCCGGCTGTCCATCAAACTCATGTTCTTCATCTGAGACCACAGAGGAGTTGTCACTGGACCTCCAACATGCGGTGGATGGCGGCCCTGGAGATGATCCCTTGAGCCGGGAGGAAGCTGACTTGACTTGGAGTGAACATGGAGGCCAACATCTCCAATGGGAGAACACTCTTTCTGGTCTGAGTGACATGAGCCTACAGGAGGATGCCAAGGGTGACACGGCCACACGTGACCTGACTGAAGAG ATCAAGGAACACCTGAAAGGGGGGGCGACCTTCTCAGTGACGCACGTGCACAATGACTTCTCCACATATGAAAATGTGCTCATCAACCCTGACCGCTTTCGCCACGTCATTGAGATCTACGACTTCCCAGCTATGCTGAAAACAGACGACCTCCTGGACGCTTTCACCGACTACAG TCACGGGGGAATGAAGATCACCTGGGTGGACGACACACACGCTCTGGGCGTCTTCTCCACCGAGGCGGCGG GCGCGAGCACTGGCTGA
- the r3hcc1 gene encoding R3H and coiled-coil domain-containing protein 1 isoform X1 translates to METYQKSSPKSVLLFPPLPSRLRYLIHRTVEDLPELTTFSVGDTWGRRVVVCPLQLRGRIQEEENDGQSNSPAQPPSSTRSRAPKRPDRALYIPKSARERPRLPNSHQESPHSGSGCPSNSCSSSETTEELSLDLQHAVDGGPGDDPLSREEADLTWSEHGGQHLQWENTLSGLSDMSLQEDAKGDTATRDLTEEIKEHLKGGATFSVTHVHNDFSTYENVLINPDRFRHVIEIYDFPAMLKTDDLLDAFTDYSHGGMKITWVDDTHALGVFSTEAAALTALSICHPLLKARALAEGSKKAKGKVIRRAEFMQPVKDRPKTDSAVARRMVGRALGLKGRGRGHSC, encoded by the exons ATGGAAACATACCAGAAGAGCAGCCCCAAGAG tgtccTCCTGTTCCCCCCTCTACCCAGCAGACTACGATACCTGATCCACAGGACCGTCGAGGATCTGCCGGAGCTCACCACCTTCTCCGTTGGGGACACCTGGGGGCGTCGAGTGGTGGTTTGCCCCTTGCAGCTCAG AGGCAGgatacaggaagaagaaaatgaCGGGCAGAGCAACTCGCCGGCTCAGCCTCCATCTTCAACACGAAGCAGAGCCCCCAAGAGGCCGGACAGGGCGCTGTACATCCCCAAATCTGCTCGGGAGAGACCACGCCTACCAAACTCGCATCAAGAGTCGCCGCATTCAGGCTCCGGCTGTCCATCAAACTCATGTTCTTCATCTGAGACCACAGAGGAGTTGTCACTGGACCTCCAACATGCGGTGGATGGCGGCCCTGGAGATGATCCCTTGAGCCGGGAGGAAGCTGACTTGACTTGGAGTGAACATGGAGGCCAACATCTCCAATGGGAGAACACTCTTTCTGGTCTGAGTGACATGAGCCTACAGGAGGATGCCAAGGGTGACACGGCCACACGTGACCTGACTGAAGAG ATCAAGGAACACCTGAAAGGGGGGGCGACCTTCTCAGTGACGCACGTGCACAATGACTTCTCCACATATGAAAATGTGCTCATCAACCCTGACCGCTTTCGCCACGTCATTGAGATCTACGACTTCCCAGCTATGCTGAAAACAGACGACCTCCTGGACGCTTTCACCGACTACAG TCACGGGGGAATGAAGATCACCTGGGTGGACGACACACACGCTCTGGGCGTCTTCTCCACCGAGGCGGCGG caCTGACAGCCCTCTCAATCTGCCATCCTCTGTTGAAGGCGCGAGCACTGGCTGAAGGCAGTAAAAAGGCCAAAGGCAAGGTCATCAGAAGGGCAG AGTTCATGCAGCCTGTGAAGGACCGCCCCAAGACAGACAGCGCTGTTGCCAGGCGGATGGTGGGCCGAGCCTTGGGCCTGAAGGGACGAGGGCGTGGCCACAGCTGCTGA
- the LOC131106133 gene encoding golgin subfamily A member 7-like, whose translation MDTTEKRKQDVTPFVTVIAQFRCASTQWETSTMAEIHSLHELQKPVVASKVFIQRDYSSGTICRFQSKFPSELESRLDKQHFEETIQTLNNLYSEAEKIGGKSYMEGILACLTAYTLFLCVETHYEKVLKKVSRYIKEQNEQIYAPRGLLLIDPIERGLRVVEITIFEDSINSTR comes from the exons ATGGACACAACGGAAAAACGGAAACAGGACGTGACGCCATTTGTTACCGTAATTGCGCAGTTCAGATGCGCATCAACACAGTGGGAAACATCCACTATGGCTGAG aTTCACAGCTTACATGAGCTCCAGAAGCCTGTTGTCGCCTCCAAGGTGTTTATCCAGAGAGACTACAGCTCGGGAACTATTTGCAGATTCCAGAGCAAGTTTCCTTCAGAACTTGAATCAAGG TTGGACAAGCAACATTTTGAGGAGACCATCCAGACTTTAAACAACCTGTATTCTGAAGCAGAGAAGATTGGGGGGAAGTCCTACATGGAGGGCATCCTGGCCTGCCTCACCGCCTACACCTTATTCCTCTGTGTGGAGACCCACTATGAAAAG GTATTAAAGAAGGTGTCCAGATACATTAAGGAACAAAATGAGCAGATATACGCTCCCAGAGGACTGCTGCTGATTGACCCCATAGAGCGAGGCCTCAGAGTT GTGGAAATTACCATCTTTGAAGACAGTATTAACTCTACAAGATAA
- the loxl2a gene encoding lysyl oxidase homolog 2A: MLTPAETQVLLCTLLCTWLLCNGQMESSSPSIQLRLAGDKRKKHEGRVEVLYQGQWGTVCDDDFSIYTAQVVCRQLGFVDAESWSPSAKYGRGEGPIWLDNLDCSGREKSLAQCRSNGFGVTDCKHSEDVGVVCAQQRIPGFKYIRTQANSEEGLPVHVEDVRIRATYSHRKRIPITEGFLEVKDGGKWRQICNEDWTEMNSRVICGMYGFPGEKRFNNRPYKLLAKRRKKNFWGFSVNCTGNEADLSDCKLGKELELKGNNTCEQGMPVVVSCVPGRTFAPSLSAGYRKAYRLEQPLVRLKGGAMIGEGRVEVLRNGEWGTVCDDNWNIQAATVVCRELGFGSAKEAMTGASMGQGIGPVHMNQVECSGFEKSLTECLFNRHALGCSHDEDAAVRCNVPAMGFKNRLRLSGGRNPFEGRVEVLADRNGSLVWGAVCSDSWGTMEAMVVCRQLGLGFASHAFQETWYWQGDATADNVVMSGVRCSGTELTLDQCLHHGKHTECPKGGGRFAAGVSCTLTAPDLVLNAQAVEQTTYLEDRPMYALQCAQEEKCLSSSADDADQNAYRRLLRFSSQIHNNGQSDFRPRAGHQSWVWHECHRHFHSMEVFTHYDLMNGNGSKVAEGHKASFCLEDTYCDEGIQKRYECANFGAQGITVGCWDTYRHDIDCQWIDITDVPPGDYILQVVINPNYEVAESDYSNNIMKCRTRYDGNRVWTYNCHIGGSRSSETEETFPGLLTNQLSHR; encoded by the exons ATGCTGACCCCAGCAGAGACCCAGGTCCTCCTTTGCACCCTGCTGTGCACATGGCTGCTGTGCAATGGCCAAATGGAGTCCAGCAGTCCATCCATACAGCTACGTCTGGCTGGAGACAAACGTAAAAAACATGAGGGACGAGTGGAAGTTCTCTACCAAGGCCAGTGGGGCACCGTCTGTGACGATGACTTCTCCATCTACACCGCCCAGGTGGTGTGCAGACAGCTCGGCTTTGTGGATGCTGAGTCGTGGTCACCTTCAGCCAAGTATGGCAGAGGAGAAG GTCCTATTTGGTTGGACAATCTGGACTGCAGCGGCAGAGAGAAGAGCCTCGCCCAGTGCCGATCCAACGGCTTTGGCGTGACAGACTGCAAACATTCAGAAGATGTCGGGGTGGTGTGCGCCCAGCAGCGCATTCCAGGCTTCAAGTACATCCGGACCCAGGCCAACAGTGAGGAG GGTTTGCCTGTTCATGTGGAGGACGTCCGCATCAGGGCCACGTACTCCCACAGGAAAAGGATTCCCATCACCGAGGGCTTCTTGGAAGTGAAAGATGGAGGCAAGTGGAGGCAGATCTGCAACGAGGACTGGACGGAAATGAACAGCAGGGTCATCTGTGGCATGTATGGCTTCCCTGGGGAGAAGCGCTTCAACAACAGGCCTTACAA ATTACTGGCCAAGCGCCGAAAGAAGAACTTCTGGGGTTTCTCTGTCAACTGCACCGGCAACGAGGCCGACCTGTCTGACTGCAAACTGGGAAAGGAGCTGGAGTTGAAGGGCAATAACACCTGTGAGCAAGGCATGCCTGTAGTGGTCAGCTGTGTTCCTGGACGAACCTTTGCCCCCAGCCTCAGTGCCGGCTACAGGAAGGCGTACAGGCTGGAG CAACCCCTGGTCCGATTAAAAGGCGGAGCCATGATAGGGGAGGGTCGAGTGGAGGTGCTGAGGAACGGGGAGTGGGGCACGGTGTGCGATGACAACTGGAACATTCAAGCGGCGACGGTGGTTTGTCGGGAGCTGGGCTTCGGCAGCGCCAAGGAGGCCATGACTGGCGCCAGCATGGGACAAG GCATCGGGCCTGTCCACATGAACCAAGTGGAGTGCTCCGGCTTCGAGAAGTCTCTGACCGAGTGCCTCTTCAACCGCCACGCTCTGGGCTGCAGCCATGACGAAGACGCGGCTGTCAGGTGTAACGTTCCCGCCATGGGCTTTAAAAACAGA CTCCGACTGTCTGGTGGCCGCAACCCCTTTGAGGGTCGTGTGGAGGTTCTTGCAGACAGGAACGGCTCTCTTGTGTGGGGCGCGGTGTGTAGTGACAGCTGGGGGACCATGGAGGCCATGGTGGTCTGCAGACAGCTGGGCTTGGGCTTTGCCAGCCACGCCTTCCAG GAAACCTGGTACTGGCAAGGCGATGCTACAGCTGATAACGTTGTGATGAGTGGGGTGAGATGTTCCGGAACGGAGCTGACCCTGGATCAGTGTCTGCATCATGGGAAGCATACGGAATGTCCTAAAGGAGGAGGCCGCTTTGCTGCTGGGGTCTCCTGTACTCtaa CGGCCCCCGACCTGGTCCTGAATGCCCAAGCAGTGGAGCAGACCACCTATCTGGAGGACAGACCCATGTACGCCCTCCAGTGTGCCCAGGAGGAGAAGTGTCTGTCCAGCAGCGCGGACGACGCCGACCAGAACGCCTACCGCCGTCTGCTCCGCTTCTCCTCCCAGATCCACAATAACGGCCAGTCGGACTTCAGGCCGCGGGCCGGACATCAGTCCTGGGTGTGGCACGAGTGCCACAG ACACTTCCACAGCATGGAGGTGTTCACCCACTACGACTTGATGAATGGGAACGGCTCCAAAGTGGCGGAGGGTCACAAAGCCAGCTTCTGTCTGGAGGACACTTATTGCGATGAAG GCATCCAGAAGCGATACGAGTGTGCCAACTTCGGAGCCCAGGGCATCACCGTGGGCTGCTGGGACACCTACAGGCATGACATTGACTGCCAGTGGATCGACATCACTGATGTTCCGCCCGGTGACTACATCCTCCAG GTCGTGATCAACCCCAATTACGAGGTTGCAGAGTCCGACTACTCCAACAACATCATGAAGTGCCGCACCCGCTACGACGGCAATCGCGTGTGGACATACAACTGTCATATCG GCGGATCACGGAGCTCAGAAACAGAAGAAACATTTCCTGGACTGCTGACCAATCAGCTGTCACACAGGTAG
- the r3hcc1 gene encoding R3H and coiled-coil domain-containing protein 1 isoform X2, whose translation METYQKSSPKSVLLFPPLPSRLRYLIHRTVEDLPELTTFSVGDTWGRRVVVCPLQLRGRIQEEENDGQSNSPAQPPSSTRSRAPKRPDRALYIPKSARERPRLPNSHQESPHSGSGCPSNSCSSSETTEELSLDLQHAVDGGPGDDPLSREEADLTWSEHGGQHLQWENTLSGLSDMSLQEDAKGDTATRDLTEEIKEHLKGGATFSVTHVHNDFSTYENVLINPDRFRHVIEIYDFPAMLKTDDLLDAFTDYSHGGMKITWVDDTHALGVFSTEAAALTALSICHPLLKARALAEGSKKAKGKVIRRAGWKMFLVERT comes from the exons ATGGAAACATACCAGAAGAGCAGCCCCAAGAG tgtccTCCTGTTCCCCCCTCTACCCAGCAGACTACGATACCTGATCCACAGGACCGTCGAGGATCTGCCGGAGCTCACCACCTTCTCCGTTGGGGACACCTGGGGGCGTCGAGTGGTGGTTTGCCCCTTGCAGCTCAG AGGCAGgatacaggaagaagaaaatgaCGGGCAGAGCAACTCGCCGGCTCAGCCTCCATCTTCAACACGAAGCAGAGCCCCCAAGAGGCCGGACAGGGCGCTGTACATCCCCAAATCTGCTCGGGAGAGACCACGCCTACCAAACTCGCATCAAGAGTCGCCGCATTCAGGCTCCGGCTGTCCATCAAACTCATGTTCTTCATCTGAGACCACAGAGGAGTTGTCACTGGACCTCCAACATGCGGTGGATGGCGGCCCTGGAGATGATCCCTTGAGCCGGGAGGAAGCTGACTTGACTTGGAGTGAACATGGAGGCCAACATCTCCAATGGGAGAACACTCTTTCTGGTCTGAGTGACATGAGCCTACAGGAGGATGCCAAGGGTGACACGGCCACACGTGACCTGACTGAAGAG ATCAAGGAACACCTGAAAGGGGGGGCGACCTTCTCAGTGACGCACGTGCACAATGACTTCTCCACATATGAAAATGTGCTCATCAACCCTGACCGCTTTCGCCACGTCATTGAGATCTACGACTTCCCAGCTATGCTGAAAACAGACGACCTCCTGGACGCTTTCACCGACTACAG TCACGGGGGAATGAAGATCACCTGGGTGGACGACACACACGCTCTGGGCGTCTTCTCCACCGAGGCGGCGG caCTGACAGCCCTCTCAATCTGCCATCCTCTGTTGAAGGCGCGAGCACTGGCTGAAGGCAGTAAAAAGGCCAAAGGCAAGGTCATCAGAAGGGCAGGTTGGAAGATGTTTCTTGTTGAGCGGACGTAG